One stretch of Streptomyces sp. R21 DNA includes these proteins:
- a CDS encoding murein hydrolase activator EnvC, translated as MRAKRCVRTWLGLLLVLTATVLGVALPSALAWSSGTAPPAPPEPDTPVPSVARAWPVGNRPLVVRGWEPPATTYGRGHRGVDLAALPGAPVRAVAPGRVSFAGRVGGRGVVSVELSGTGEPPLRTTYGPVHATVRKGDEVTAGDPLGTLDPSPAHCPTSCLHWGLLRAKTYLNPLSLLPPWLLDRGPSRLLPVT; from the coding sequence ATGCGAGCGAAACGATGTGTGCGTACGTGGCTGGGGTTGCTTCTGGTGTTGACGGCGACCGTCCTGGGGGTAGCGCTCCCGTCCGCCCTCGCGTGGTCGAGCGGCACGGCGCCGCCCGCACCACCCGAGCCGGACACCCCGGTGCCGTCCGTCGCCCGCGCCTGGCCGGTGGGCAACCGCCCTCTCGTCGTACGGGGCTGGGAGCCTCCGGCGACGACCTACGGCCGCGGCCACCGGGGCGTGGACCTGGCGGCGCTTCCGGGTGCTCCGGTGCGGGCGGTGGCCCCGGGGCGGGTGTCCTTCGCGGGCCGGGTCGGGGGCCGCGGCGTGGTCTCGGTGGAACTGTCGGGAACGGGCGAACCCCCGCTGCGCACGACGTACGGCCCCGTCCACGCGACGGTACGGAAAGGCGACGAGGTCACAGCGGGCGACCCCCTGGGCACCCTGGACCCCTCCCCCGCCCACTGCCCCACGTCCTGCCTCCACTGGGGCCTGCTGAGAGCCAAGACCTACCTGAACCCCTTGTCCCTGCTCCCGCCCTGGCTGCTCGACAGGGGGCCTTCACGCTTGCTGCCGGTGACGTAG